The following are encoded in a window of Staphylococcus piscifermentans genomic DNA:
- a CDS encoding dihydrolipoyl dehydrogenase family protein yields MKRYDVVFIGSGHAAWHAAVTLANSGKSVAIIEKDKVAGTCTNFGCNAKILLEGPYEVLEEASHYDGIIEADQLQVNWEHLMKYKKEIINPMSDFVASMIEQQGIDLYMGKGVIKDAHTVTVDDTELEAENIVIGTGQHSHQLEIDGKEYTHDSRDFLSMDQLPERMVMIGAGIISMEFASIMIKSGVKVDIIHHSDEALKGFNRSHVQKLVEKLKAEGVQFHFNENTTAVIPSKEGYLVETESGLSIETDYVLDATGRKPNVQNIGLENAGIQFSNRGIQVDDYMRTNVSNIFASGDVVDKMIPKLTPTATFESNYIASQILGVNPEPIHYPAIPEVVYALPRLSQIGVSVEEAENDDAYTVKYVPFGKQMVFEYKNEVEAEMYIVLDQDKHLVGAAVYGDDAPDLINILTFIVDGRMTAQELNQHIFAFPGASSGVIDMLKMNML; encoded by the coding sequence ATGAAACGTTATGATGTTGTATTTATAGGAAGCGGACATGCGGCATGGCATGCAGCGGTAACTTTAGCCAATTCAGGCAAATCCGTTGCGATCATTGAAAAAGATAAAGTAGCAGGTACTTGCACGAATTTCGGCTGTAACGCCAAAATTTTATTAGAAGGGCCTTATGAAGTGTTAGAAGAAGCCAGTCATTATGACGGCATTATTGAAGCGGATCAGTTACAAGTAAATTGGGAACATTTAATGAAATATAAAAAAGAAATCATTAATCCTATGTCAGACTTCGTTGCTTCAATGATTGAACAACAAGGTATTGACCTTTATATGGGTAAAGGTGTCATTAAAGATGCGCACACTGTAACTGTAGATGACACAGAATTAGAAGCTGAAAATATTGTCATCGGTACTGGTCAACACAGCCATCAACTAGAAATTGATGGAAAAGAATACACTCATGACAGTCGCGATTTCTTATCAATGGATCAACTTCCTGAGCGCATGGTTATGATTGGCGCCGGTATTATCAGCATGGAATTTGCTTCTATTATGATTAAATCAGGTGTGAAAGTGGATATTATTCATCATTCAGATGAAGCATTAAAAGGATTTAATCGCAGCCATGTGCAAAAACTGGTTGAAAAATTGAAAGCTGAAGGTGTGCAATTCCATTTCAATGAAAATACAACTGCTGTGATACCATCTAAAGAAGGTTATCTTGTTGAAACTGAATCTGGTCTCTCTATTGAAACAGATTATGTCTTGGATGCAACAGGCCGTAAACCTAATGTACAAAATATCGGCTTAGAAAATGCAGGCATCCAATTCAGCAATCGCGGTATTCAAGTAGATGATTATATGCGTACTAACGTATCCAACATCTTTGCCAGCGGGGATGTCGTGGATAAAATGATTCCGAAATTGACACCGACTGCAACATTTGAATCCAACTATATTGCCAGTCAGATATTAGGCGTAAATCCTGAACCTATCCACTACCCAGCAATCCCAGAAGTAGTATACGCTTTACCTAGACTGTCGCAAATCGGTGTCTCTGTAGAAGAAGCAGAAAACGATGATGCTTATACAGTGAAATATGTTCCATTTGGTAAACAAATGGTATTTGAGTATAAGAATGAAGTTGAAGCGGAAATGTATATTGTCTTAGATCAAGACAAACATTTAGTGGGCGCTGCTGTTTACGGAGACGACGCACCTGATTTAATTAATATCCTGACATTTATTGTAGACGGTCGTATGACTGCGCAAGAATTAAACCAACACATCTTTGCTTTCCCTGGTGCTTCCAGCGGTGTGATTGATATGTTGAAAATGAATATGCTTTAG